The following is a genomic window from Phaseolus vulgaris cultivar G19833 chromosome 6, P. vulgaris v2.0, whole genome shotgun sequence.
AGTGGATCATGTGGTGGACcctttaaaaaatgataatattttatttacattatcTTTAGAGatattatttagaaataaaaaatgttaagatAACATTCTccttcattttaataatataataatgtatattaatattttaaataaaaataaaaaatgtaatcaaaatatttatattttgaattatcaaataaatacatttttatatgaaatatctTCATCCTTTTGTAATATAAGAGTTAAAATAAGATCATATAAACTTATAATTAggataagatatttttttaaagaaataagtcAGACTTAAATTCATAGaagagtttattttaaaaaatatataatttttgttataaatatttttttatatatactttcagccttaaaaatattttatatggtTTGATACAGATTTTGGAGatctttatataaattaaaagtaaaaataaattatggtaTAAAGTAAGTATAAAGGTCATTTCATAAACAAACAATTTTGTAATATtctatcaaaattcaaaatttattgtAACACAATATACTAAATCCATCACACTACTTATcaggttgagttaagcttagAAATAAATTTCAGAAAATGGTAAAATTCCCTAAATTATTTCTTACTTATTTATACTCATGTTTCAATTTCttatctcatttttttaatttcttttaaaccaaactaatttaaattttactctttttatttgacaatttattttcatccaacataatttttatttattttcatgtcTATCAAAGCATTAGGCATTCAACATTTGCTTTGTACGTATAATATTTCCAAGGCAAAATTTCATTTGCGATTGAAAAAGTGTTCGCTTCTAAAAAAGAGTatcaaaattttgtttaaaaagatGTCTTTGGTGCTTCACTATTCATGTACTTTGTCCAATAGCAAATGAAAGAAACTTAggattaatatttttgttttcttaatgCAGAATGTCcacttttattcttttaattgaaaatttgtAAAACATAAAACACAGAAAATATgctttttgtttaaaaaaacattCAGGCAAAAAGGTAACACTAAAAGTTggaaaataatttaacaattaATGCAAAACACATCCAAATTCATAGGAATAAGTATGATAATGACAGAAGCATCACCACTAAAGGTTAGAAGCAGTGCAATGGAATCTTGTGCATCCACCATAGCCTTGCAAGACTTCATTCCATTCACCCTCTGATCAATTgcaaatgaaatatattttctctaGAGAAAGTTGTAAAATTGATCTCAAATTTATGAATTCTACATTACATTCAAGCTCAGAGAACTCCCAGTTAATCATATCCTGGACTGAGATCATTCTCAATGAGAATCTTATTCAAATTGTTGGCTATTTCAGCTAAACCAATGTTCCTAAAACCAACCATAATCTTTTTACAGGCAAGCATATCAAAATCTGTGGTCGTGGATTGCTTCCATTGATCAATAATTTCACTCACTTCTTTCGAATGACCAAGTATCAGATAGGACGAAATGATACAGATGTAATTCCTGCTGATCATTTTCTGTTTGGTCATTCTCAAGGAATTCCATATCTGATCAAGTTTATCCTTACTTCCCAACCCACCATAAAGAATGATCAAGAAGTCATAAGTTATCCATTGCCCTTGTGTGATCCTTTTCTCAGTCTCAACAAGTGTGTTGGAACTTGCATTACCAAGATGACCTACACTAATATACATATTGGCCAGGTTCAAATATCTGATCCAACTTTCATTAGAACCAGTACCATGACTCATTTCATCAAGAATCCTCCTAACCTCATCAATATTAAGAATAGCGGCACACGAACTTATCCATAGATTATAGGTAAAGATATCAGGGGAAACCTTTTGTTGTTTCAGTTCTTCAACAACCGAAGGGACCTTTTCAAACTGGCCCACTGACATGTAAAGAGTCATCATTTCATTGTAAGTAAGGGCATCAAAGCAGAGGTTTGAATCCTTTATCCTTTGATAAAGTTCCTCAGCCTTGTCAGTCAATTTCGCTCCTGCATAAGAATGTAGGAGGGCTGTGTAAGTTTCAGTAGTCTTTGTCGCAAGAGGTAGACCCTCAAAATAGCGCTCTGCAGCATCAATGCCAAAAACTTTGCACATCAAATCTATGCGCACTGCATAATCAGAGTCTGATAACTCGTATTGCTCATGGCTAACCATCCATTCTGATATCTGCAATCATCACTAGTCACAAATTGCAAAGCTATACACCCAATAGAAAATGAATGCGGTATCATAAATCATCAccatcataataataataacaataataagtGTTCCAAATTGGATGCAATCTAATCACTAGagaaggaaaaataaataaaactggTATGGCTGAGCATTAGAATTTGGAAGTATTAGAAATTGATAGAGATTTGTAGTTTGTTGGAGGAAAAACTAATATATGAAATTACGCAGAATCAGAAAAGTCAGGAATAAGTAACAtccaaataataatattaattcaGATATATTCACTTCAGGAAACTTCTCGAGTTGTTATAACCTCATTTGCCAAAAGCCACAGTACTGAACAACATTTTCATTCCAACAATTATAGGCACTATAGAAATAAGTAAACCGAACTACCTAATGATCATTCTTTCTTCTTCAGAACCTTACAAAAGCTACAAATAATTTAGTAAATTACACTCACATGCCTTACTACAGAAATTCACACCAAATTCTGGGGTAATAGGGGTATCAACGCAATGGATTTAAACCGATTAAGAGGGGTTATTGTCCGAAAAAAGACAGGAGTGTCGGTGTGAGTTTAAAAAACTCAGTGATGTTAGCATAATTTACTCTTAATAATAACCATTTGTGACTTGGAAATTCAGCATCATGCTCTAATCTGTTTAAACAGAAATAAGACCCAAAAGCTTGCATGATTGGCTAGATGACTTTTTACAGATTTTTGTTTCTACTTCATCCAAACcatttgtgaaaatttaatTCACCATGACAGAACTATATAAACTTTGCAGTACTTAGGTAGCTAAAATGTTTTAAACTCGAATCCTGTGTATTGCTCTAATTTAGCTATCATAATGGAAAGAGGTTATGaatgagaaaagaaagggtgAAACCTCCAAAGCGTGTTTGTAACGTTGAGATCTTCGAAGCTCTTTGGAAATATCCCGAAGCTGAGAGAGCGTAACAGTATTCCCCTGAAGGACCCATTTCTGAAGAATGTTGGTGGCGCTTCGCTTGGGGAGCCTTAGCCTCAAGATTATGCTCCTTAGGTCATCACCTTCCACACTCTCTTCCACTAAATCACTGCTCACAACACCCGAAGACGCAAATCTCGTTCTGTTCAGGACACAAGCTAAACCGCTACTTCTGCATGATGAAAAGATGCAATTTTGAGATTAATTACCCATACCCAACAACTCAAATATGATTGGTTGCAGAGAAAGTGTGGAACGTGGTTCTGATCCGAGTCTGGGGGTCAGAAAATCAATTAAGATGcagaatcataaaaaaaaaaattgcaatttTGGGTTCTGTTTTGTGGGGAAGCAGTAGGGGAATGTGAAAAATGGGCTTACCGTCTGAGAGAGAGGAAAAGTGAGCGTTGCGCCATTGGCGGCGTTTCTCAGTTGCTCGCTTCTTcacctccttcttcttctttccaaGTACTAAGTCCTTAATTatgtgaaatttttattttatataaaaattactaaaattggTGCAAAGCATGTTTTGTAAACAtgagttaaattaaaaataaaaatattacaagaaTTAAAGTTGGACAAAAAAATGTGTAATCGGGGGTTGCTTATTCTTTCACCTCCATCATCAATTGTTCTAGTAGACCAAATGtgaaaatatatgtttattttttcagAAGAagcttttaaattatgtaatctgaaacatactttaaaaaatatattttaaattacaaaatttaaaaattatttctaattcaaaaaatattttgaattatgtaatataaaatgtatttttaaaaaaattaggaaaaaacttatatattatggaatttagaatatatatttttaaaaaatatttctgaaaatttactaatctaaaaaaatttcacagattataaatttatttttaaattacgtaatctaaaatatatttaagaaaaataagttttaaattatataattcaaaatataattttgtattatagaTTAACTAATCTAAAACATTTCACTAGATTTAGGAACATGTTTTTCTGAGTTTCCTAATCAAAAAATACACAAACATCTCAATTAATATCGATTCAAAAAGTTACTGGAATACAAAATCTGAAATATATAGAAAGCAAACATCTACAACAAAACAAAACCTTCAaacattttaacttttttacaaAAGGATATTTTTGGAATTATGAAATTTGTGGGGGTGCTGCAATAACCTATGAAAGGGTAGGAAGAAGCAACTATAATTGGGTTATTATTTTGGGCCTGATGTGGAGTGGCCCAGCCCAGTGTAGAGGAGGAAGTGAGTCCTTTTAATCAAAACCCTGGTTGAGAGTTTGCAGCCTCAGTCCTAAAACCCTACATTCAGCATGTCTCAGTCGGAGagcaagaagaagaaggagcGCGGCAGCGGCAAGGTGGTGGAAGAGGAACAAGCAGGCAAAGATGAGGGGTTGATGATAAAGCCTCAGAGCTTCACTCCCCCAATCGACACCTCCCAATGGCCCATTCTCCTCAAAAACTACGACCGCCTCAACGTCCGCACCGGCCACTACACCCCCATCCCCTCCGGCTACTCCCCCCTCAAACGCCCCCTCGCCGAATACCTCAAATACGGCGTCATCAACCTCGACAAGCCCGCCAACCCCTCCTCCCACGAGGTCGTCGCCTGGATCAAGCGCCTCCTCCGCGTCGAGAAGACTGGTCACTCCGGTACCCTCGATCCCAAGGTCACCGGCAATCTCATTGTCTGCATCGACCGCGCCACCCGCCTTGTCAAGTCCCAGCAGGGTGCCGGCAAGGAATACGTTTGCATCGCCCGCCTCCACTCTGCCGTGCCCGACGTCTCCAAGGTCGCACGCGCCCTGGAGACCCTCACCGGCGCCGTCTTTCAGCGCCCGCCCTTGATCTCCGCCGTCAAACGCCAGCTCCGCATTCGGACCATCTATGAAAGTAAGCTCCTTGAGTATGACCCTGATAGGCACTTGGTTGTTTTCTGGATTTCGTGTGAGGCTGGGACTTATGTTAGGACTATGTGTGTTCATTTGGGGTTGCTTCTTGGTGTGGGTAGCCATATGCAAGAGCTTAGGAGGGTTCGGTCTGGGATCATGGGGGAGAAGGATAACATGGTGAGCATGCATGATGTTATGGATGCTCAGTGggtttttgataattttaggGATGAGAGTTATTTGAGAAGGGCTGTTATGCCCTTGGAGGTTCTTTTGACTAGCTATAAGAGGCTGGTTGTTAAGGACTCTGCTGTGAATGCTATTTGCTATGGTGCTAAGTTGATGATTCCTGGGTTGCTTAGGTTTgagaatgatattgatgttggGGAGGAGGTTGTGCTTATGACCACCAAGGGGGAGGCTATTGCTCTTGGGATTGCTGAGATGACTACTGCTGTTATGGCCACTTGTGATCATGGGGTTGTGGCCAAGATCAAGAGGGTTGTCATGGATAGGGATACTTATCCAAGGAAATGGGGGTTGGGTCCTAGGGCTTCCATGAAAAAGAAGCTTATTTCTCAAGGGATGCTGGATAAGCATGGGAAGCCCAATGAGAAGACCCCCCAGGAGTGGCTTAGGAATCTTGTTTTGCCCACTGGTGGGGATAGTGTGATTGCTGGTATGGCTGCTGCGCCTGAACCTGAGGATGAGAAGGACGGAGATGGCGAAGGACGGAAGAGGAAGAAGCATGAGAGCACTGATAGCCCAGTTTCGGTCCCTGCTAAGAAGGCGAAAGTAGATGTAGAAGAGGTAGATGTCAAGAAGGTGGCTGATGAGACTGTGGAGGTTGAAGTTGacaaaaaagagaagaaaaagaagaagaagaaggacaagGATAACAGTGAAGTTGCCTCTTCAGATGAGGAGAAaactgagaagaagaagaagcataaGGATAAGGTTGAAGACGGTTCACCGGAGTTAGAAAAGtctgagaagaaaaagaag
Proteins encoded in this region:
- the LOC137832758 gene encoding pentatricopeptide repeat-containing protein At5g09450, mitochondrial gives rise to the protein MAQRSLFLSLRRSSGLACVLNRTRFASSGVVSSDLVEESVEGDDLRSIILRLRLPKRSATNILQKWVLQGNTVTLSQLRDISKELRRSQRYKHALEISEWMVSHEQYELSDSDYAVRIDLMCKVFGIDAAERYFEGLPLATKTTETYTALLHSYAGAKLTDKAEELYQRIKDSNLCFDALTYNEMMTLYMSVGQFEKVPSVVEELKQQKVSPDIFTYNLWISSCAAILNIDEVRRILDEMSHGTGSNESWIRYLNLANMYISVGHLGNASSNTLVETEKRITQGQWITYDFLIILYGGLGSKDKLDQIWNSLRMTKQKMISRNYICIISSYLILGHSKEVSEIIDQWKQSTTTDFDMLACKKIMVGFRNIGLAEIANNLNKILIENDLSPGYD
- the LOC137832765 gene encoding H/ACA ribonucleoprotein complex subunit 4, giving the protein MSQSESKKKKERGSGKVVEEEQAGKDEGLMIKPQSFTPPIDTSQWPILLKNYDRLNVRTGHYTPIPSGYSPLKRPLAEYLKYGVINLDKPANPSSHEVVAWIKRLLRVEKTGHSGTLDPKVTGNLIVCIDRATRLVKSQQGAGKEYVCIARLHSAVPDVSKVARALETLTGAVFQRPPLISAVKRQLRIRTIYESKLLEYDPDRHLVVFWISCEAGTYVRTMCVHLGLLLGVGSHMQELRRVRSGIMGEKDNMVSMHDVMDAQWVFDNFRDESYLRRAVMPLEVLLTSYKRLVVKDSAVNAICYGAKLMIPGLLRFENDIDVGEEVVLMTTKGEAIALGIAEMTTAVMATCDHGVVAKIKRVVMDRDTYPRKWGLGPRASMKKKLISQGMLDKHGKPNEKTPQEWLRNLVLPTGGDSVIAGMAAAPEPEDEKDGDGEGRKRKKHESTDSPVSVPAKKAKVDVEEVDVKKVADETVEVEVDKKEKKKKKKKDKDNSEVASSDEEKTEKKKKHKDKVEDGSPELEKSEKKKKKKKDKEAAAAEISNGKEDESNADKSEKKKHKKKKNKDAEEE